Genomic window (Anaerotignum faecicola):
GGGCGGATGATATCGTCGGAAGGCTGGGAGGCGACGAATTTGTGGTCTTCCTGATGGAAGTGAACGACCCGGATCTGGTGAAGCAGCGCTGTACCGAGGTGCTCGACCGTGTGAAGAACGTGACGATGGAGAAACACGGGCAGGAAGTGACACTGAGTATCGGAGCGGCCATGGCAGGCGGTGAG
Coding sequences:
- a CDS encoding diguanylate cyclase produces the protein ADDIVGRLGGDEFVVFLMEVNDPDLVKQRCTEVLDRVKNVTMEKHGQEVTLSIGAAMAGGETDYDVLYRKADQALYQIKKNGRSGVLVVE